The Pocillopora verrucosa isolate sample1 chromosome 14, ASM3666991v2, whole genome shotgun sequence genome has a segment encoding these proteins:
- the LOC136278308 gene encoding uncharacterized protein → MCDIESMFYQVYIAEEYWENGDSSKDPIESRMTVHLFGATSSPGCANFALKKTAQDSECKFGSAATDFLRNDFYVDDGLKSCATIEEANHLIKLVKEMCRRGFNLQKFVSNRKEVIKNIPLASRECPSKPVTIPRLELQAAVTSVKISQQIHQELSLDDVQEFFWSDSKVVLAYIVNESRRFHVFVANRVQLIQDSTSVDQRKYVETKLNLADDTSRNLSPNALITLKWSTGPAFLWQKKNEWPFDEKVLPDPSQVLPCDPEVRKVTALPTRVREQAFAEPRVSNKKATLQVPDLQEAETVIKSIQCNTFPEELELLKSSHVKLLEHRLAAPAETKFSPKQSSLHKLDPFLDSQGILRVGSHLRNASLRFEVKFPVILP, encoded by the exons ATGTGTGACATTGAGTCCATGTTCTATCAAGTGTACATTGCTGAAGAGTACTGGGAAAATGGAGACTCTTCAAAGGATCCAATTGAGAGCCGAATGACTGTGCACCTTTTTGGTGCAACCTCATCTCCTGGTTGTGCCAATTTCGCTTTGAAAAAGACTGCGCAAGATAGCGAGTGCAAATTCGGATCAGCTGCCACTGACTTTCTGCGGAACGACTTCTATGTGGATGATGGATTAAAGTCCTGTGCCACGATTGAGGAGGCAAACCATTTGATCAAGTTGGTTAAAGAAATGTGCAGAAGAGGTTTCAACCTGCAGAAGTTCGTTTCCAACAGGAAGGAGGTCATAAAGAACATCCCA CTGGCAAGTCGTGAGTGCCCCTCCAAGCCTGTCACAATTCCACGCCTTGAATTACAAGCCGCGGTGACTTCTGTGAAGATAAGCCAACAGATACATCAGGAGCTAAGCCTTGATGACGTCCAAGAGTTCTTCTGGTCTGACAGCAAGGTTGTTTTGGCCTACATTGTCAATGAAAGTCGTAGGTTTCATGTTTTTGTTGCCAATCGAGTTCAGCTCATTCAAGACTCGACTTCAGTGGATCAGCGGAAATACGTTGAAACTAAGCTAAACCTGGCAGATGACACCTCCCGCAATCTCAGTCCAAATGCTCTCATTACTTTGAAGTGGTCTACGGGACCTGCATTCTTGTGGCAGAAGAAGAACGAATGGCCCTTCGATGAGAAAGTTTTGCCAGATCCTAGCCAAGTACTGCCATGTGATCCTGAGGTCAGGAAAGTCACTGCCTTACCTACAAG GGTACGAGAGCAAGCCTTTGCAGAGCCCAGGGTCAGCAATAAGAAGGCCACGCTTCAAGTGCCAGATCTTCAAGAAGCAGAGACTGTCATCAAGTCCATCCAGTGTAACACCTTTCCTGAGGAGCTTGAGTTGTTGAAGTCCTCACATGTTAAATTACTTGAACACAGATTGGCTGCACCAGCAGAGACAAAGTTTAGTCCAAAGCAATCCTCCCTACATAAGCTGGATCCCTTCCTTGACTCGCAGGGAATACTACGTGTTGGCAGCCACCTTAGAAATGCTTCACTCCGGTTTGAAGTCAAGTTCCCTGTGATCCTACCTTGA
- the LOC136278310 gene encoding uncharacterized protein, with the protein MCSAVVEQKMADLPEDRLEPAPPFTFCVVDYFGPFSVKEGRKEMKRYRVLFTCLASRAIHLETSTSLETDAFINALCRFTCRRGLICQLRSDQGTNFVGAKHELKAALAELDHEHIKTELLLGNCDWFTFAIDVLSSSHMGGVWEWQIRTVRNVLSPLLQNNGLRLENKSLRMFMCEVEAIINSRPLTVDLLNDPGSLSPLTPNHLLTMKTKVFLSPPGVFPADKFCRKH; encoded by the coding sequence ATGTGTTCTGCAGTGGTAGAGCAGAAGATGGCAGATCTGCCAGAGGACCGACTAGAACCTGCTCCACCTTTCACGTTTTGTGTAGTGGACTACTTTGGCCCCTTTTCCGTCAAAGAAGgcagaaaagaaatgaagaggTACAGAGTTCTGTTTACATGCTTAGCTTCAAGAGCCATTCATCTGGAGACTTCCACTTCGCTTGAAACGGATGCCTTTATAAATGCACTTTGTCGTTTTACATGCCGCAGAGGGCTGATTTGCCAACTACGAAGTGACCAGGGAACGAATTTTGTTGGCGCCAAGCACGAGTTAAAGGCTGCACTTGCAGAACTCGACCACGAACACATCAAAACAGAATTACTTCTGGggaattgtgattggttcacCTTCGCTATCGATGTTCTGTCTTCTAGCCACATGGGTGGAGTTTGGGAGTGGCAGATCCGTACAGTCAGAAACGTCCTGTCCCCACTTCTTCAGAACAATGGCCTACGGCTGGAGAACAAGTCACTTAGAATGTTCATGTGCGAGGTGGAGGCCATCATTAATAGCCGTCCATTGACAGTTGATCTCTTAAATGACCCAGGTTCACTGAGCCCCTTGACACCCAACCACTTGCTCACTATGAAGACGAAAGTTTTTCTCTCGCCACCTGGTGTTTTTCCCGCTGACAAGTTCTGCAGAAAGCATTGA